A single genomic interval of Lathyrus oleraceus cultivar Zhongwan6 chromosome 7, CAAS_Psat_ZW6_1.0, whole genome shotgun sequence harbors:
- the LOC127106180 gene encoding uncharacterized protein LOC127106180 isoform X1 encodes MFDSNLTRKRPFPHNPSASVVLNHFDVPLFSATENGAVSRCNYMLLHADQPYLIGRKPRDCQFVFNDRRVSKRHCQIFFDASLRKLYILSGVLSHADSSEFRLVHEFRKRVMVTSRGGEGFPFLEASNGVFVNGVEIRKGMAVELTEGDRVSLVCGNMSGSCGIGNRIGFVVERIAVESCDGDGDDYGEFDRLTFSEHSQSGKRSKRVFAVKANDSEFEGVFGRARFLVNRCRDILLSDDPLSCIKRSVSDLQCGYKCTIDTELAELVQRVTEDNGIDTVQSSAGVLCESKVMNLEESGEKNCPKGKLGVDRVNGYCDENSKLIVSDCIEKDNVSDGNNWQGNDGCNFYPPPGKNFYLNRLEFMNQDSLGADKSISLNELIHPIESVTGMFIATFTSDIQWFLSYCKIPVHLPVTIACQNTERCWSSKPDERVSVPYQNYPNLVVVHPPFPETIAFGKDRNRHGIACHHPKLIVLLRDDNIRVVITSANLVEKQWISVTNTIWWQDFPRAVLVDFASLFPKKDDEIHRDSKCDFAAQLAGFMASLVIDIPSLAHWITQLTKYDFGSATGHLVASVPGVHLNRTSVLAESFRPSSVNTQFLGSVLASVVGLSHLFRTVADSNGAGLKALAAVLGKSCKNAHGRFEIVLRRNHNVPADENAVSVFVPKSDQTSEGDYVQLGFLPRNVAKWVSPLWDAGFLAFSGYVYPKEALSAVSGENSQKVQLILNVSEGPHFRDMSKMMQSEQIAAFCSLIASIQRHYGLWRLREVLNQYRWPESLESEIVYGASSIGSVSSKFLAAFSAAAGKKSLQHFDSEESDPEWGCWNAREELKNPSVKIIFPTIERVKNAYNGIMPSRRILCFSERTWQRLKTLNVLHDAIPHPHERVGHPMHTKVVRRCFWSRRDAPSIGWVYCGSHNFSAAAWGRQISNPFGTKADGPHKGDPSMNSGLHICNYELGIIFTFPPTENNDCHKAKSTKLGDIVLPFVVPAPKYESQDRPATKLAMREVMTELAEREGEKQAEEEMMEEIIEEEEEIEEINCVGEEKEEEKAYAEILWSQVDSSQNS; translated from the exons ATGTTCGATTCAAATCTCACCCGCAAGAGACCCTTCCCACACAACCCTTCCGCCTCCGTCGTTTTAAACCATTTCGATGTTCCTCTATTTTCCGCCACCGAAAACGGCGCCGTTTCGCGCTGCAACTACATGCTTCTTCACGCCGACCAACCCTACTTGATCGGCCGGAAGCCTCGCGACTGTCAATTCGTCTTCAACGACCGCCGTGTAAGTAAACGGCACTGCCAGATATTCTTCGACGCCTCGCTTCGCAAACTCTACATTCTGAGTGGGGTTTTGTCACACGCCGATTCTTCCGAATTTCGCCTCGTTCACGAGTTTAGGAAAAGAGTCATGGTTACTTCTCGCGGCGGTGAGGGTTTTCCGTTTCTAGAAGCTTCGAATGGTGTTTTTGTTAACGGTGTTGAAATTAGAAAGGGAATGGCGGTGGAGTTAACGGAAGGAGACAGGGTTTCACTTGTTTGTGGAAACATGAGCGGTTCATGTGGGATTGGGAATCGGATTGGATTTGTTGTGGAGAGAATTGCTGTTGAAAGTTGTGAtggtgatggtgatgattatgGTGAATTTGATAGGTTAACATTCTCAGAGCACTCCCAAAGTGGGAAACGAAGCAAGAGGGTTTTCGCAGTGAAGGCTAATGACTCAGAATTTGAGGGAGTTTTTGGTAGGGCAAGGTTTCTTGTGAATAGATGTAGAGATATATTGCTCAGTGATGATCCTTTGTCTTGCATTAAGCGTTCTGTTTCAGATTTACAATGCGGATACAAGTGTACCATTGATACTGAGTTAGCTGAGTTGGTGCAGAGGGTAACGGAAGACAATGGTATTGATACTGTACAGTCAAGTGCAGGTGTACTTTGTGAAAGTAAAGTGATGAATTTGGAGGAAAGTGGTGAAAAAAATTGCCCAAAAGGGAAGTTGGGAGTTGATCGGGTTAATGGTTATTGTGATGAGAATTCTAAGTTGATAGTGTCAGATTGTATTGAGAAGGATAATGTTTCTGATGGAAATAACTGGCAGGGAAATGATGGATGTAATTTTTATCCACCTCCAGGGAAGAATTTTTACTTGAATCGTCTTGAATTTATGAACCAAGACTCATTGGGTGCTGATAAATCTATATCACTCAATGAACTTATTCATCCTATAGAAAGCGTGACTGGGATGTTTATTGCAACCTTTACAAGTGACATACAATG GTTCTTGTCATATTGCAAGATTCCTGTACATCTTCCGGTTACAATCGCTTGTCAAAATACCGAGAGATGTTGGAGTTCAAAGCCAGATGAAAGAGTATCTGTGCCTTACCAGAATTATCCTAACCTAGTTGTAGT GCATCCTCCATTCCCTGAAACCATAGCATTTGGTAAAGACCGCAATAGACATGGGATAGCTTGCCATCACCCGAAGCTGATTGTTCTGCTAAGAGATGATAATATTCGAGTTGTCATTACATCTGCTAATTTGGTGGAAAAGCAG TGGATCAGTGTGACTAACACTATTTGGTGGCAAGATTTCCCTCGTGCCGTTTTGGTTGATTTTGCTTCACTTTTCCCAAAAAAAGATGATGAAATTCATAGAGACTCAAAATGTGATTTTGCTGCTCAGTTGGCTGGGTTTATGGCATCACTTGTTATTGATATACCTAGCCTGGCTCACTGGATTACTCAGCTCACAAAATATGACTTTGGAAGTGCAACAGGGCATCTTGTAGCCTCAGTACCTGGAGTTCACCTTAATAGAACTTCTGTTTTGGCGGAATCCTTTCGGCCCTCTTCGGTAAATACTCAA TTTCTTGGCTCAGTTTTAGCATCTGTGGTTGGTTTGAGCCATCTTTTCCGTACTGTGGCAGACTCAAATGGTGCGGGTTTAAAAGCACTGGCTGCTGTCCTTGGAAAGTCTTGTAAGAATGCACATGGGAGGTTTGAGATCGTTTTAAGAAGAAATCACAATGTGCCTGCTGATGAAAATGCTGTTAGCGTTTTTGTTCCCAAATCTGATCAAACTTCCGAGGGAG ATTATGTTCAACTTGGTTTTCTGCCTAGAAATGTAGCAAAATGGGTTTCTCCTCTCTGGGATGCTGGATTCCTTGCATTTTCTGGATATGTTTATCCAAAAGAAGCCCTTTCAGCTGTGTCAGGAGAAAACAGCCAGAAAGTACAACTGATACTAAATGTGTCAGAG GGACCTCATTTCCGAGATATGTCAAAGATGATGCAATCTGAACAAATTGCTGCTTTTTGCTCACTCATTGCTTCAATTCAAAGACATTATGGACTCTGGAGATTACGGGAG GTTCTGAATCAATATAGATGGCCCGAATCATTGGAGTCTGAGATTGTATATG GTGCTTCTTCCATTGGTTCTGTCAGTTCAAAATTTCTCGCTGCATTTTCGGCTGCTGCTGGGAAGAAGTCACTTCAACATTTTGATTCAGAAGAGTCTGACCCTGAA TGGGGCTGCTGGAATGCTAGGGAAGAATTGAAGAATCCTTCTGTTAAAATTATTTTCCCCACAATTGAAAGAGTGAAAAATGCTTATAATGGGATTATGCCTTCAAGACGTATTCTTTGTTTCTCAGAG AGAACATGGCAAAGGTTGAAGACTTTAAATGTACTTCATGATGCCATCCCACATCCCCATGAAAGAGTAGGGCATCCAATGCATACCAAG GTGGTGCGTAGATGCTTCTGGTCTAGGAGGGATGCGCCTTCAATTGGTTGGGTATACTGTGGGTCTCATAATTTTAGTGCTGCTGCCTGGGGGCGACAAATTTCAAATCCGTTTGGTACAAAAGCAGATGGACCTCATAAAGGAGACCCGTCTATGAATTCTGGGCTTCATATTTGCAATTATGAACTTGGGATTATATTTACTTTTCCTCCAACAGAAAATAATGATTGTCATAAAGCTAAAAGCACAAAATTAGGTGATATTGTTCTGCCATTTGTTGTTCCTGCTCCTAAATATGAATCTCAAGATAGGCCAGCTACAAAACTTGCTATGAGAGAGGTGATGACTGAACTTGCTGAGCGAGAGGGAGAGAAACAAGCTGAAGAAGAAATGATGGAAGAGATTATTGAGGAAGAGGAAGAAATAGAAGAAATCAATTGTGTTGGGGAGGAGAAGGAAGAAGAGAAGGCATATGCAGAGATACTCTGGAGTCAGGTTGATTCTTCCCAGAATAGTTGA
- the LOC127106180 gene encoding uncharacterized protein LOC127106180 isoform X2: MFDSNLTRKRPFPHNPSASVVLNHFDVPLFSATENGAVSRCNYMLLHADQPYLIGRKPRDCQFVFNDRRVSKRHCQIFFDASLRKLYILSGVLSHADSSEFRLVHEFRKRVMVTSRGGEGFPFLEASNGVFVNGVEIRKGMAVELTEGDRVSLVCGNMSGSCGIGNRIGFVVERIAVESCDGDGDDYGEFDRLTFSEHSQSGKRSKRVFAVKANDSEFEGVFGRARFLVNRCRDILLSDDPLSCIKRSVSDLQCGYKCTIDTELAELVQRVTEDNGIDTVQSSAGVLCESKVMNLEESGEKNCPKGKLGVDRVNGYCDENSKLIVSDCIEKDNVSDGNNWQGNDGCNFYPPPGKNFYLNRLEFMNQDSLGADKSISLNELIHPIESVTGMFIATFTSDIQWFLSYCKIPVHLPVTIACQNTERCWSSKPDERVSVPYQNYPNLVVVHPPFPETIAFGKDRNRHGIACHHPKLIVLLRDDNIRVVITSANLVEKQWISVTNTIWWQDFPRAVLVDFASLFPKKDDEIHRDSKCDFAAQLAGFMASLVIDIPSLAHWITQLTKYDFGSATGHLVASVPGVHLNRTSVLAESFRPSSFLGSVLASVVGLSHLFRTVADSNGAGLKALAAVLGKSCKNAHGRFEIVLRRNHNVPADENAVSVFVPKSDQTSEGDYVQLGFLPRNVAKWVSPLWDAGFLAFSGYVYPKEALSAVSGENSQKVQLILNVSEGPHFRDMSKMMQSEQIAAFCSLIASIQRHYGLWRLREVLNQYRWPESLESEIVYGASSIGSVSSKFLAAFSAAAGKKSLQHFDSEESDPEWGCWNAREELKNPSVKIIFPTIERVKNAYNGIMPSRRILCFSERTWQRLKTLNVLHDAIPHPHERVGHPMHTKVVRRCFWSRRDAPSIGWVYCGSHNFSAAAWGRQISNPFGTKADGPHKGDPSMNSGLHICNYELGIIFTFPPTENNDCHKAKSTKLGDIVLPFVVPAPKYESQDRPATKLAMREVMTELAEREGEKQAEEEMMEEIIEEEEEIEEINCVGEEKEEEKAYAEILWSQVDSSQNS, encoded by the exons ATGTTCGATTCAAATCTCACCCGCAAGAGACCCTTCCCACACAACCCTTCCGCCTCCGTCGTTTTAAACCATTTCGATGTTCCTCTATTTTCCGCCACCGAAAACGGCGCCGTTTCGCGCTGCAACTACATGCTTCTTCACGCCGACCAACCCTACTTGATCGGCCGGAAGCCTCGCGACTGTCAATTCGTCTTCAACGACCGCCGTGTAAGTAAACGGCACTGCCAGATATTCTTCGACGCCTCGCTTCGCAAACTCTACATTCTGAGTGGGGTTTTGTCACACGCCGATTCTTCCGAATTTCGCCTCGTTCACGAGTTTAGGAAAAGAGTCATGGTTACTTCTCGCGGCGGTGAGGGTTTTCCGTTTCTAGAAGCTTCGAATGGTGTTTTTGTTAACGGTGTTGAAATTAGAAAGGGAATGGCGGTGGAGTTAACGGAAGGAGACAGGGTTTCACTTGTTTGTGGAAACATGAGCGGTTCATGTGGGATTGGGAATCGGATTGGATTTGTTGTGGAGAGAATTGCTGTTGAAAGTTGTGAtggtgatggtgatgattatgGTGAATTTGATAGGTTAACATTCTCAGAGCACTCCCAAAGTGGGAAACGAAGCAAGAGGGTTTTCGCAGTGAAGGCTAATGACTCAGAATTTGAGGGAGTTTTTGGTAGGGCAAGGTTTCTTGTGAATAGATGTAGAGATATATTGCTCAGTGATGATCCTTTGTCTTGCATTAAGCGTTCTGTTTCAGATTTACAATGCGGATACAAGTGTACCATTGATACTGAGTTAGCTGAGTTGGTGCAGAGGGTAACGGAAGACAATGGTATTGATACTGTACAGTCAAGTGCAGGTGTACTTTGTGAAAGTAAAGTGATGAATTTGGAGGAAAGTGGTGAAAAAAATTGCCCAAAAGGGAAGTTGGGAGTTGATCGGGTTAATGGTTATTGTGATGAGAATTCTAAGTTGATAGTGTCAGATTGTATTGAGAAGGATAATGTTTCTGATGGAAATAACTGGCAGGGAAATGATGGATGTAATTTTTATCCACCTCCAGGGAAGAATTTTTACTTGAATCGTCTTGAATTTATGAACCAAGACTCATTGGGTGCTGATAAATCTATATCACTCAATGAACTTATTCATCCTATAGAAAGCGTGACTGGGATGTTTATTGCAACCTTTACAAGTGACATACAATG GTTCTTGTCATATTGCAAGATTCCTGTACATCTTCCGGTTACAATCGCTTGTCAAAATACCGAGAGATGTTGGAGTTCAAAGCCAGATGAAAGAGTATCTGTGCCTTACCAGAATTATCCTAACCTAGTTGTAGT GCATCCTCCATTCCCTGAAACCATAGCATTTGGTAAAGACCGCAATAGACATGGGATAGCTTGCCATCACCCGAAGCTGATTGTTCTGCTAAGAGATGATAATATTCGAGTTGTCATTACATCTGCTAATTTGGTGGAAAAGCAG TGGATCAGTGTGACTAACACTATTTGGTGGCAAGATTTCCCTCGTGCCGTTTTGGTTGATTTTGCTTCACTTTTCCCAAAAAAAGATGATGAAATTCATAGAGACTCAAAATGTGATTTTGCTGCTCAGTTGGCTGGGTTTATGGCATCACTTGTTATTGATATACCTAGCCTGGCTCACTGGATTACTCAGCTCACAAAATATGACTTTGGAAGTGCAACAGGGCATCTTGTAGCCTCAGTACCTGGAGTTCACCTTAATAGAACTTCTGTTTTGGCGGAATCCTTTCGGCCCTCTTCG TTTCTTGGCTCAGTTTTAGCATCTGTGGTTGGTTTGAGCCATCTTTTCCGTACTGTGGCAGACTCAAATGGTGCGGGTTTAAAAGCACTGGCTGCTGTCCTTGGAAAGTCTTGTAAGAATGCACATGGGAGGTTTGAGATCGTTTTAAGAAGAAATCACAATGTGCCTGCTGATGAAAATGCTGTTAGCGTTTTTGTTCCCAAATCTGATCAAACTTCCGAGGGAG ATTATGTTCAACTTGGTTTTCTGCCTAGAAATGTAGCAAAATGGGTTTCTCCTCTCTGGGATGCTGGATTCCTTGCATTTTCTGGATATGTTTATCCAAAAGAAGCCCTTTCAGCTGTGTCAGGAGAAAACAGCCAGAAAGTACAACTGATACTAAATGTGTCAGAG GGACCTCATTTCCGAGATATGTCAAAGATGATGCAATCTGAACAAATTGCTGCTTTTTGCTCACTCATTGCTTCAATTCAAAGACATTATGGACTCTGGAGATTACGGGAG GTTCTGAATCAATATAGATGGCCCGAATCATTGGAGTCTGAGATTGTATATG GTGCTTCTTCCATTGGTTCTGTCAGTTCAAAATTTCTCGCTGCATTTTCGGCTGCTGCTGGGAAGAAGTCACTTCAACATTTTGATTCAGAAGAGTCTGACCCTGAA TGGGGCTGCTGGAATGCTAGGGAAGAATTGAAGAATCCTTCTGTTAAAATTATTTTCCCCACAATTGAAAGAGTGAAAAATGCTTATAATGGGATTATGCCTTCAAGACGTATTCTTTGTTTCTCAGAG AGAACATGGCAAAGGTTGAAGACTTTAAATGTACTTCATGATGCCATCCCACATCCCCATGAAAGAGTAGGGCATCCAATGCATACCAAG GTGGTGCGTAGATGCTTCTGGTCTAGGAGGGATGCGCCTTCAATTGGTTGGGTATACTGTGGGTCTCATAATTTTAGTGCTGCTGCCTGGGGGCGACAAATTTCAAATCCGTTTGGTACAAAAGCAGATGGACCTCATAAAGGAGACCCGTCTATGAATTCTGGGCTTCATATTTGCAATTATGAACTTGGGATTATATTTACTTTTCCTCCAACAGAAAATAATGATTGTCATAAAGCTAAAAGCACAAAATTAGGTGATATTGTTCTGCCATTTGTTGTTCCTGCTCCTAAATATGAATCTCAAGATAGGCCAGCTACAAAACTTGCTATGAGAGAGGTGATGACTGAACTTGCTGAGCGAGAGGGAGAGAAACAAGCTGAAGAAGAAATGATGGAAGAGATTATTGAGGAAGAGGAAGAAATAGAAGAAATCAATTGTGTTGGGGAGGAGAAGGAAGAAGAGAAGGCATATGCAGAGATACTCTGGAGTCAGGTTGATTCTTCCCAGAATAGTTGA